DNA from Halomonas sp. GFAJ-1:
GTGCCGGAAACCTCGCCGTTCGATAAATCGCGCTTGGTGTGGCGGCTACTGCGCCTGCTGCCTACCCTGGCCGGGCAGCCGGTGTTCGAGCCGCTGGCGCAGTTTCTAGAAATCGACCGCGACCAGCGCAAGCACTACCAATTGGCCGAACGGCTGGCGGATCTGTTTGACCAGTATCAGGTGTACCGCGCCGACTGGCTGGATGCCTGGGCCAACGGCCACGATGTACTGATTACCGCAAAAGGCGAGCACCGCCCGCTGGAAGAGCACCAGCGCTGGCAGCCCGCGCTATGGCGCATCCTGCGTGACGACGTGGCTGCCACCCAAGGCGATGCCGGGCTGAACAGCAGCCGCGCCCAGGTGCACCAGCGCTTTTTGAAGGCCACCGAGCACTTGGAAGGCCAAGACTGCCCGCCGGGGCTGCCCCGGCGGCTGATTATCTTCGGGATTTCATCGCTGCCCCAGCAAACCCTGGAAGCGCTGGCGGCGCTCTCACGCTGCTGCCAAATCGTGCTGTGCGTGCACAACCCCTGCCAGTTCTACTGGGCGGATATTATCGAACACAAAGACCTGCTGCGCGCCCAGCGCTACCGCCAGCGGCGCAAAACCGGCATGCCCGAAGCGCTGGATGTACTGGGCACCGGCGACGCCGACGATGCCCTGCACCTGCACGCCCAACCGCTGCTGGCCGCCTGGGGCAAGCAGGGCCGCGACTACCTGCGCCTGCTCGATGAGCACGACGACTCTGGCAACTACCAAACCCTATTCGAGCAGCAGGCACTGCGCATCGATATGTTTGAGCCGTTCAGCGGTGAAGATCGCCACTGCCTGCTCAGCCAGCTGCAAGACGACATCCGCGAGCTGCGCCCCGTGGCGGAAACGCAAGGCCACTGGCCTGCACTGCCCGCTTCCGATGACTCCATCGTGTTTCATATCGCCCACGGCCCCCAGCGGGAAGTGGAGATTCTCCACGACCAGCTGCTAGCCGCCTTTAGCGCCGATCCACACCTGCGCCCGCGAGACATCATCGTTATGGTGCCGGATATCGACCGCTACGCGCCGCACATCGAAGCGGTATTTGGCCAGCTGCCCACGGACGACCCACGGCACATTCCCTACACGCTCTCGGACCAAGCCAGTCGCCACCGCCTGCCGCTAATGATTGCGCTGGAAAAGCTGCTGCGGCTGCCGGAGCTGCGCCTGTCGGTGAGCGATTTGCTCGACCTGCTAGAAGTACCCGCCCTGCGCCAGCGCTTCGGCCTAGAAGAACGCGACCTGCCGGTACTAGAGCGCTGGATGGAAGGCGCGGGCATCCGCTGGGGGCTCAACGCCAAGCAGCGCCAAAAGCTGGAACTGCCCGGCGGGCTAAGCCAAAACACCTGGGCCTTCGGCCTGCGCCGCCTGCTGTTGGGCTACACTGTGGGCGACGGCCACGCGTGGCAAGGCATCGAACCGTTTGATGATATTGGCGGGTTGGAAGCGGGCTTAGCGGGGCCCCTGGCCACGCTGCTAGAGAAGCTCGAAGCCACCTGGGAGACCTTCTGCCAACCCACCGATGCCGCCACCTGGGTCGCGCGGCTACGGGAACTGCTGGAGACTTTCTTCCTGACCGACGACGCCCAAGAGAGCGTCATGCTCTCCAAGCTGGAAAGCGGCTTGCAGCAGATGCTGGAAAGCAGCCGGGAAGCCGAACTCAACGACCCGCTGCCGCTCTCTATGGTGCGGGAGCACTGGCTGGCGCAGATTGATGAGCACAACCTTTCCCAACGCTTCTTGGCCGGTGCGGTCAACTTCGCCACGCTGATGCCCATGCGCGCCATCCCCTTCAAGCGGGTGTGCCTGCTGGGCATGAACGACGGCGAGTACCCCCGCTCCCAGCCGCCGCTGGATTTCGACCTGATGGGCAGCGACTACCGCCCCGGCGACCGCTCCCGCCGGGAAGACGACCGCTACCTGTTTTTGGAAGCGCTGCTCTCCGCCCGCGACCAGCTCTACGTGAGTTGGGTCGGCCGCAGCCAGATCGACAATACGCCGCTGCCACCTTCCGTACTGGTGGGCCAACTGCGCGACCACTTAGAAGCCGGCTGGCAAACGGAAGACGGCGCCCCGCTGCTGGAAACACTCACCACCGAGCATCCGCTGCAGCCGTTCAGCCGCGCCTACTTCACTCCCTCAACAAGCCGACTGTTCACCTATGCCCACGAATGGCGGGAAGTACACGCCCCGCGTACGCCCACCGCCGCGAGCCGTACGCTGCCGCCGCCAGAAAACGCCCCCACCACGCTGTCCCTTGGGCAACTGGGCGGCTTTCTGCGCGAGCCGGTGCGCAGCTTCTTCAATACCCGCCTCGGCGTCTATTTCGAGCAGGAGGCGATTGCCGAGCTAGACGCCGAACCCTTCGCCCTGGATGGCCTGCAAAACTGGCAGCTACAAGACCAGCTGATTGCCGCCCAACGCCACGCGGTGGATAACGGCCAGCCGCGTATTGAAGCATTGCACGAAGCATTGGAGCGCTTTCAAGGCCAGGGCGTGCTGGCCATGGGCGCGTTTGGCGAACGCATGCGCGATACCCTCGCCGAACCCATGGAAGCCCTTTTCAACGACTACGAAGAAGCGCTAGCCGCGTGGCCCATCGCCCTTAACGAACCCGAAGCGATTTACCTGGAAAGCCACGAGGGCAGCGTGTTGGAAGACTGGCTAAACGAACTGCGCCAGGATGAAGCAGGCCAACGCTGCCGCCTGCTGCTGCTCAGCAGCAGCTTGATCAAGAACAGCAAATACCAGTGGCACCTGCTGCTGCGCCCCTGGGTAGCGCACTTGGCAGGCAACTTGAGCGGCCCGATGACCACACAGCTGCTCTCCAAAGCGGGGCACGTCACGCTAGAGCCTGTGGATGCCGAAACCGCTCGCCAGCACTTGGAAACCCAGCTCGCCGCCTGGAAAGCCGGGTTAGCAACCCCACTGCCGCTTTCACCCCACGCCGCGTTTGCCTGGTTAACCAAACAAGGCACGCCGGAAATAGCCCAAGAGACCGACCGAGACAGCGACGCCTTTGCTGCCGCCGAAGCCGCTTACGAAGGCGGCTACAAAGTGACCGGGGAAGTAGCGCAAAGCGCCTATCTAGGCCACCAATGGCCCCGCTTCGAGCGGCTGTTTTTTGAGCAGGCCAACGGGCACACCTTTGCCACGCTGGCTGAAGCGCTGTACGCGCCGCTGTTCAAAGCAGTGAAAAAGCCCAATATCAGCAAAACCCAGTAAAGTGCTAACCTTTAAACACAGCACATGTAAGCAAGGAGCAGCCGCCATGCGTCTCACCCAAGCACAGCGCGATACCATTCTGTCAGGCGTTCGCGAGTTCGCCGGGGCCTCAACAGACACATACGTGTTTGGCTCTCGATTAGATGATACAAGGCGAGGCGGCGATGTTGATTTACTGCTGATATCCCCAGCGGCCATACCGCTGCTTGCTTGTGCCGAACTCAAAATGGCGTTGGAAAAGCGTCTCCAGCTACCTGTCGATATCCTGACCTATGTATCGAGTACAAAACCCACCCCCTTCCAAGCAATTGCCTTAGCGCAGGCACGCTCCATTAATAGTGAGAAAGCCGCATGAGTCAGGATATTCTCGGCGATCAACAACGCCACCTTGCGCAACTACTTGAAGCCATTCAGCGCTGCGCCTGGTTTCTACAGCAGTCACGCAACAAAGTTACCTGGCCAATGGATGGCGAGTGGCTAGCGGATCACAAAAAAGATGTAGCACTATTCGAAACACTTGCCGCTATCAATGAGCGGTTTGCCAAGCTGCAAGACTCTTTAGCGTCAGCCATGCGACACAGCGCTTTACTGGCTGGCGAACCCACTGACAGCTTTCTCAAAGTGCTGGCTCTATTTGAAAAGCAAAGGGTGATTGATGACATTAGCGATTGGCAGCGCTGCCGAGCTATTCGCAATATAGCGGCGCATGACTACGCAACGCACTACGCCCAAATAGCAGAACACTTTAATCTACTGAACGAACTCGCCGACATGCTCCTTCTAACGTCACAACGTCTTGTGAACTGGAGCGCAGAGCAACTACAGATTTTGCCCGCAAGTCAGGATTTCTCTACTGAGTTTGACAGTATTTTCATATGAGTCAGCCAACCCCACTCAACCCTCTTAAGCTCCCACTCCACGGCAGCCGTTTGATTGAAGCCAGC
Protein-coding regions in this window:
- a CDS encoding exodeoxyribonuclease V subunit gamma; the encoded protein is MPANALFSPTPLPPGFMVVHANRLEDLRGLAVEWMRRQPLGPLENETILVQSNGIGQWLKLALAEDPKNGGAGIAAALDVMLPARFLWQAYRTVLTHVSQNADAVPETSPFDKSRLVWRLLRLLPTLAGQPVFEPLAQFLEIDRDQRKHYQLAERLADLFDQYQVYRADWLDAWANGHDVLITAKGEHRPLEEHQRWQPALWRILRDDVAATQGDAGLNSSRAQVHQRFLKATEHLEGQDCPPGLPRRLIIFGISSLPQQTLEALAALSRCCQIVLCVHNPCQFYWADIIEHKDLLRAQRYRQRRKTGMPEALDVLGTGDADDALHLHAQPLLAAWGKQGRDYLRLLDEHDDSGNYQTLFEQQALRIDMFEPFSGEDRHCLLSQLQDDIRELRPVAETQGHWPALPASDDSIVFHIAHGPQREVEILHDQLLAAFSADPHLRPRDIIVMVPDIDRYAPHIEAVFGQLPTDDPRHIPYTLSDQASRHRLPLMIALEKLLRLPELRLSVSDLLDLLEVPALRQRFGLEERDLPVLERWMEGAGIRWGLNAKQRQKLELPGGLSQNTWAFGLRRLLLGYTVGDGHAWQGIEPFDDIGGLEAGLAGPLATLLEKLEATWETFCQPTDAATWVARLRELLETFFLTDDAQESVMLSKLESGLQQMLESSREAELNDPLPLSMVREHWLAQIDEHNLSQRFLAGAVNFATLMPMRAIPFKRVCLLGMNDGEYPRSQPPLDFDLMGSDYRPGDRSRREDDRYLFLEALLSARDQLYVSWVGRSQIDNTPLPPSVLVGQLRDHLEAGWQTEDGAPLLETLTTEHPLQPFSRAYFTPSTSRLFTYAHEWREVHAPRTPTAASRTLPPPENAPTTLSLGQLGGFLREPVRSFFNTRLGVYFEQEAIAELDAEPFALDGLQNWQLQDQLIAAQRHAVDNGQPRIEALHEALERFQGQGVLAMGAFGERMRDTLAEPMEALFNDYEEALAAWPIALNEPEAIYLESHEGSVLEDWLNELRQDEAGQRCRLLLLSSSLIKNSKYQWHLLLRPWVAHLAGNLSGPMTTQLLSKAGHVTLEPVDAETARQHLETQLAAWKAGLATPLPLSPHAAFAWLTKQGTPEIAQETDRDSDAFAAAEAAYEGGYKVTGEVAQSAYLGHQWPRFERLFFEQANGHTFATLAEALYAPLFKAVKKPNISKTQ